Below is a genomic region from Leptospira bourretii.
GCTGGAGGCCCCGAGAATCCTTTGCCAAAAATTCATTGATGACTGCCTCCCATTCGAGTCCCGACCTGTGCACAAGTTCGATGGGATAAAAAACAACCCAAGATAGGATATAAACGGCAATCACCGAGACAGCACGAAGGCGAAGGCGAAATTCTTTTGGAAACGCAAATAGGATGCCGAGCGCCAAAAATGGTCCAAGAGAAAAAAGAGGGGACATCCACAGGAAGAAGGTTAAGGATTTTTTAGCCCAGGGAGAGAGTTGTTTTGAATTTGCCGAATCCATTCTTTAGTCTTATCTCAAGGAAAATACTTTGAATTTTCATGGAAAACAAAAAATTTGGCGGATATGGCACAGCCGAAAGAGAAAGAAGAACAGTCGCTCAAACCCATAGTCGCAGTCTCCAAAAGAAGGGGATTTGTTTTCCCAGGTTCCGAAATTTACGGAGGCCTTTCCAATACCTTTGACTATGGTCCGAATGGAATTGAAGTATTAAACAATCTAAAACGACTTTGGTGGGAATACTTTGTGCACAGACGGGACGACGTTTTGGGCCTTGATTCCTCCATCCTCCTCCACCCGCGTGTTTGGGAGGCTTCTGGCCATATTTCCAACTTCAACGATCCCTTAATGGACTGTAAAAAATGCAAAACTCGCGTGCGAGTGGATAAATTTTTAGAAGATAAGGAAGGCGAAGGTGCTGCCACTGGAAAAAGTTTAGAAGAACTCACAAACACCATCAGGGACAAAGCATATGCCTGCCCCACTTGCGGAACTGTGGGAAGTTTTACTGATGCCCGCCAATTCAATTTGATGTTCAAAACTTCTCATGGGGCTTCGGAAGAAGGTGCGACAGACATTTACCTTCGCCCAGAAACCGCCCAAGGGATCTTTATCAATTTCAAAAACGTAACCCAAATTGCTCGGAAAAAAGTTCCGTTCGGAATCGCACAAATTGGAAAGTCTTTTCGAAATGAAATCATGGCTCGCCAATTTATCTTTAGAACCCGCGAGTTCGAACAGATGGAGATGGAGTTTTTCTGCGAACCAGGCACTCAAAAAGAATGGTTCAAGTATTGGGTGGACTACTGTATGGACTGGCTTGTGAATGTGGTCGGCTTAAAAAAAGAAAACCTACGTGTCCGCGAACATGAAAAGGAAGAACTTTCTTTTTATAGTGATTCCACAAGTGATATCGAATACAAATACCCGTTTGGTTGGGGAGAACTTTGGGGTGTGGCTTCAAGGACTGATTATGACCTCACCCAACATGAAAAGTTTTCTTCAGAAGACTTAAAATACCATGATTTGGATCAGAAGAAAAAATACCTTCCTTATGTCGTAGAACCTGCCCTTGGATTGAACCGTCTCTTCTTGGCAGTGTTATGTGATGCTTACGAAGAAGAAAAGTTAGAAAAAGACGACATTCGCACTGTCTTAAGATTCGGAAAACGAGTGAGCCCTATGAAAGTGGCGATCTTTCCTCTGATGAAAAAGGACGGACTCGATGCCAAAGCCAAAGAAATTTATACTGACCTTCGCAACCATTGGTATGTAGACTACGATGAAAGTGGAGCCATTGGAAAAAGATACCGCCGTCACGACGAAATTGGAACTCCATTTTGTATCACAGTGGATTACGATACCATGAATGATGGAACCGTTACCATTCGGGAAAGAGATTCCATGAAACAAGAAAGGATTGCAGTCTCAGAAATCAAATCTTACCTCATAAACAGAATGGTATAGGTGATTCGAGATTTAACAGAATCTGATAGAAACCAAACCATCGAACTCGTAAATCAGTTTTACCGAAAAGTAAACGAACTCGAGTTAGATGGTTTGTTCCACATACGCCCCCGCGCTGCAACCAAATTCACAGACATTTATTTCAAACTGATTGGCACTGGAAAAGTCTATATGCGTGGGTTTTTCGAAGACCAAGAGCTTGTTTCTTTACTCATTGGTCGAGTGGAAGAAAAACCTCACTTAGAAGAAGAAAGAAGTCTATTCATTGATTTGGCCGTCACCAAACTTGGGAAAAAGAAAAAAGGATATATGTCTGCACTTTTAAACGATGTAGACCTTTGGTGCAAAGAAAAATCCATTCCGGCAATTGAACTTCGGGCCATTTTACAGAACAAAGAAGCTGTAGAATTCTGGGACAAATCTTCTTTTGAAAGATTTTATATTCGTTACCGCAAACGCGTGGAATAAACGAATTTTTACCAACTTCCTGAACTCCCCCCACCACCAAAACCACCACCGCCACCTCCCGAGGAACTAGAGGAACTGTATCCACTGGAAGATGAGTAGGATGAGGAAGAACTAGACCCATAACGACTAGAAGAGGAGTACGATCCACTTCCCGATTCATTGGCGACTACATAAAGAAAATGGAGAACCAGTAAGGCACCATAAGAAAATAAAAAGATAAAACCAATTCTACTTTCAGAGTATCCCAAAAAACTATGAAAAGAAAAACCCAGAGTCCAAACGAAAGCAATGAACGCATATTTGAGAAAACGATATTTCCAGGAACTAACTTCTATGGATTTTGTTAGGATAAAACCACCGACCAAACAAAGGAACCACTGAAACCAAATGACCATGATTTCTAGATTGTAAGTTTTGGTATTTTCTCCTGTTCCCGGTAAATAAATTACAAAACCAGCAATGAGACACAACCAAAGGACAATGACGATAAAAAAATGAACGGGTTTAAAATGAAACGATTGGAACCCCAACCCATAAATGGAAAATAAAATAAGACCTTGGTAAAATAAGATATAAACCATTCTTTCCCCATTCCCAATAGAAAAAATGGTAAAAGCAAAAGTTAAAAACGAAATGATATGCAAAAACAATCCCTTCGGACTCATCCCCCAACCTTTGGCAATTTGATTGAATTTTTTTGTGATGACATCATCCGAAAAAATTTTAATCGCAAATGAAAGGAATCCAATGATTCCAAAAACCCAATACAAAACTTGAAAATCTGTTTTGAAAGTAAGGTGTAAAAAAGGAATCCAAAACAGGATCGAAAGAAAAGAGTATAAATAGGAAAGTGGAGTCCAAATTCCATAAAGCAGATATAAATTACCTGCGATTAGTCCTAAACAGAAAAAATAAAACAAAGCGTCGGGGAAAAAATACCAAAGGCAAATAAACACAACAAGGCCATACAAAACTTCTAACCATTTTTTACCTTTAAAGAACTTGTTTTCATTTAGTACAAAATAAATAATCCAAGTGAAAATTAAAATTCCAAATGCAAAAGCGATGTTTTTTGGAGTCGATTCATTTGATAAAGCCATCCCAATCCCTTCAGGGTAATCAGATGATAATGCTGAATTATTTTCTTGGTTTCCATATAGAATGGTTTCGATTGCGCGAACTCCTGCCATGAGCCCAATCGCCATTTCTCCTTTTTTAAACTCAGGAATCATTACATTCCGAATGATCCGATTACACAAAACATCGGTTAAAGTTTCTTCCAAACCATAACCTACTTCGATACGAACCTTACGATCTCCTGTAGATAGTAAAACCAAAACACCATTGTCTTTGCCCTTTTGTCCCAACTGCGATTTTTCTGCTACAGCAAGAGAATAGGATTCTAGGTTTTCACCTTCTAAACTTGGGATGATATAAACATACACTTGTGCCGATGTTTTTGTTTCTATCCCCGAAAGAATGTTCTGGATCTGGCTTTGGTTCCCTAGAGACAAAATCCCCACTTCATCCGTGAGATGGTTGGTTAAGACTCTAACCTCTTTTGCCAACAAACGTTGGGAAAATAACGAAGAGATAAAAAAACAACCAATCCCAAGGAAGATCCAAATCTTACGGGTGAATTTCATGCGGAAGAAATTAACAACGATTTCAGGCTTTGACAAGAAGAGTTTTTGAAAACATGTGTTTATAACTAAAGATGTTCAATTTAGTCCAAACCTTCCATTTTTTTCGAATCTGTAGCAAAAATATCCTTGCCCCAAATAAGGCAAATTGACACAGTTTTATCTTAGAAAATTCAGAGGTGAAATATTTATGATTCGTAAAGGTCTTTTAGCCATTCTTGTTACATTTGCGCTGGCAACTCCCGTTCTCGCTAGTTCCGGTTCTTCTTCCAAACCACTTGCAGGCACTTATCCCATTATCCTTTCTCATGGTCTTTTTGGCTGGGGCGAAAACTCCGGTGGAATCATCAGCATCGTCAACTACTGGGGTGGAACAGATGATTACCTCAGAAGCCAAGGCGCAACCGTATTTGCTCCAGGAAAAACGGCAGCCAACTCCAACGAAGTGCGAGCTCAGGAACTAAAAGCAGCCATTCTAACTTACGCAGCGGCAACAAACTACACAGGAAAATTCCATATCCTCGGTCACTCCCAAGGTGGACTCGATAGCCGTTATATGGTTTCTAACCTAGGACTTTCTGGTCGCACAGCAACTCTCACAACCCTCAACACACCTCACTACGGATCTCCAATTGCTGACATCGTGAAAACAGTTCTTCCTAGTTGGATCCAACCATTCGTTGCAAGTGTTGTAGAAACTCTTGTGAAACTTGTTTATGGTGGAACCAACCAACAAAATGCTTTGGCGGCTTTGGCTTCACTTTCCAAAGAAGGACTCACTGCGTTTAACGGATACACTCCTAACAAATCGGGTGTGAAATATTTCTCTTACGGATCTTCTATCACTATTCCTGACCTCATCCAACACCCTCTTATGGGAATCCTTCACCCTGCTTGTGGGGCTGGTGGACTTTTCCAAGGACAAGGGTTTACAAACGATGGACTTGTTCCACTTTCTTCACAAAAATGGGGAACTTGGAAAGGTGGACCTTCTTATGGAATCTTCACAACCGGAATTGACCATTTACAAGTATCCAACACTCTCCGTTCTGGAAGTCTATGGTATGATGTTGAAGGATTCTACATGAATATGGCTTCTAACATGAAGGCAAATCAGTAATTCACTCTCGAAGTTTTTTTCAGAAAACCCAAGTTTTGACTTGGGTTTTTTTGTTTCCAGAAGTTTCATCCATCCTTTACTACGATACCATCTCCCATGAATGTTAAAAATTTACGTTACCTTAGTTATGCCATTGGCGCCCTTCTTCTTATCTATGTTGCCTTTCGAATCTTCTCACCAAGTGAGTTAGAAACCACAAATGAAGAAAATCCAAATGACAAAGCAGAATCCTATTTTCGAACCCAAAGTGACGGATTTTCTGTGGACCCATTCTATTTAGAATCAGCAAAAACAATTTTTTCTGCCGATGGACAGTTCCTTCGTTTTGAAGAAATATTGGCACGAGCAAAATCGGGAGAGTTGAATTTAGTTTCCGAACTTTGGAACTTACGTAGGCAATGCCCAGAAGGGAGTACCCGCGAACAATGCCACGAATACATCAAAGCTTTTCTCCAAAACGAATATGGAGGAGAAGAAGCAAAACGATTGGTTACGATGCTTTCCAATTATTTAAAATACGAAGAAGCTATGGTGCATTTGGATCCTTCCAGTAAATCTTATACCAACCAAGAACGATATGAACAAATCAAACAACTTCGTCGAAAGTATTTTGCGAAAGAAGATGCAGAACTCATATTCGGACTAGAAGAAGCCACTGCGGATTTTAGTTTTAATAGAAAGAACTTTTTAGATGAAACCAAAAATCTAAAAGCAGACGAAAGAATTCGTTTGTATGAAGATTATCGGAAAAAATCTTTTGGAGCATTTTACAATGCGGTTGAAGCAAGGGAACCTAAGTTTGATAAGTTCGAAACAGAAATGGACTTAAGACAAATTGAACTTTCTAAATTGTCTAGTTCAGATCGGGAAACCAAAGAAAAAGAAGTTCGAATTCGTTATTTTGGGAAGGACGGAAACGAAAGGATGGAAAAGGTTTTAAAGGAGATGAAAGAAGAAGAAGAAAAAATTTCGAAACTCCAAGTGGATGAGAAAAACCTAATAAAAAACTATCCTAATCTTTCTGAATCTGAACGTGAAAAAAAACTAATGGACCTTCGCATCCAAACTTTGGGAAGCAAGGAACTCGCCGAGGAATACACAAGAAGAATGGAATATGAGAAAACACTCAAAAATTCCGGAAATTAGATACCCAATCCTTTTACTTTTTCCAGTCGCAATTCTCTTTGCGCTGGCCTTAGAACCCTTCGGACTTACCTCTGCGGGGTTTCTTTGTATCTTTCTATTACTTTACTTCACCAAACAACTAACAAAAATTTCTAGTTGGAAAGATACCTTTTATGCCACAATTTTGTTTTCCTCACTTGTGACATTGACAAGTTTTTATTGGATTTGGAATGCTGTTCGCAATATTTCTGGCCAAGGGATTCTAATCTCCACTTTTCTCTTTTTGGTTTATGCACTTCTTTCTTTTTATAAGATAGGAATTGTTTT
It encodes:
- a CDS encoding TPM domain-containing protein, with protein sequence MKFTRKIWIFLGIGCFFISSLFSQRLLAKEVRVLTNHLTDEVGILSLGNQSQIQNILSGIETKTSAQVYVYIIPSLEGENLESYSLAVAEKSQLGQKGKDNGVLVLLSTGDRKVRIEVGYGLEETLTDVLCNRIIRNVMIPEFKKGEMAIGLMAGVRAIETILYGNQENNSALSSDYPEGIGMALSNESTPKNIAFAFGILIFTWIIYFVLNENKFFKGKKWLEVLYGLVVFICLWYFFPDALFYFFCLGLIAGNLYLLYGIWTPLSYLYSFLSILFWIPFLHLTFKTDFQVLYWVFGIIGFLSFAIKIFSDDVITKKFNQIAKGWGMSPKGLFLHIISFLTFAFTIFSIGNGERMVYILFYQGLILFSIYGLGFQSFHFKPVHFFIVIVLWLCLIAGFVIYLPGTGENTKTYNLEIMVIWFQWFLCLVGGFILTKSIEVSSWKYRFLKYAFIAFVWTLGFSFHSFLGYSESRIGFIFLFSYGALLVLHFLYVVANESGSGSYSSSSRYGSSSSSSYSSSSGYSSSSSSGGGGGGFGGGGSSGSW
- a CDS encoding lipase secretion chaperone, translating into MNVKNLRYLSYAIGALLLIYVAFRIFSPSELETTNEENPNDKAESYFRTQSDGFSVDPFYLESAKTIFSADGQFLRFEEILARAKSGELNLVSELWNLRRQCPEGSTREQCHEYIKAFLQNEYGGEEAKRLVTMLSNYLKYEEAMVHLDPSSKSYTNQERYEQIKQLRRKYFAKEDAELIFGLEEATADFSFNRKNFLDETKNLKADERIRLYEDYRKKSFGAFYNAVEAREPKFDKFETEMDLRQIELSKLSSSDRETKEKEVRIRYFGKDGNERMEKVLKEMKEEEEKISKLQVDEKNLIKNYPNLSESEREKKLMDLRIQTLGSKELAEEYTRRMEYEKTLKNSGN
- a CDS encoding glycine--tRNA ligase — encoded protein: MAQPKEKEEQSLKPIVAVSKRRGFVFPGSEIYGGLSNTFDYGPNGIEVLNNLKRLWWEYFVHRRDDVLGLDSSILLHPRVWEASGHISNFNDPLMDCKKCKTRVRVDKFLEDKEGEGAATGKSLEELTNTIRDKAYACPTCGTVGSFTDARQFNLMFKTSHGASEEGATDIYLRPETAQGIFINFKNVTQIARKKVPFGIAQIGKSFRNEIMARQFIFRTREFEQMEMEFFCEPGTQKEWFKYWVDYCMDWLVNVVGLKKENLRVREHEKEELSFYSDSTSDIEYKYPFGWGELWGVASRTDYDLTQHEKFSSEDLKYHDLDQKKKYLPYVVEPALGLNRLFLAVLCDAYEEEKLEKDDIRTVLRFGKRVSPMKVAIFPLMKKDGLDAKAKEIYTDLRNHWYVDYDESGAIGKRYRRHDEIGTPFCITVDYDTMNDGTVTIRERDSMKQERIAVSEIKSYLINRMV
- a CDS encoding esterase/lipase family protein, whose product is MRKGLLAILVTFALATPVLASSGSSSKPLAGTYPIILSHGLFGWGENSGGIISIVNYWGGTDDYLRSQGATVFAPGKTAANSNEVRAQELKAAILTYAAATNYTGKFHILGHSQGGLDSRYMVSNLGLSGRTATLTTLNTPHYGSPIADIVKTVLPSWIQPFVASVVETLVKLVYGGTNQQNALAALASLSKEGLTAFNGYTPNKSGVKYFSYGSSITIPDLIQHPLMGILHPACGAGGLFQGQGFTNDGLVPLSSQKWGTWKGGPSYGIFTTGIDHLQVSNTLRSGSLWYDVEGFYMNMASNMKANQ
- a CDS encoding GNAT family N-acetyltransferase; its protein translation is MIRDLTESDRNQTIELVNQFYRKVNELELDGLFHIRPRAATKFTDIYFKLIGTGKVYMRGFFEDQELVSLLIGRVEEKPHLEEERSLFIDLAVTKLGKKKKGYMSALLNDVDLWCKEKSIPAIELRAILQNKEAVEFWDKSSFERFYIRYRKRVE